Proteins encoded together in one Thermomonospora curvata DSM 43183 window:
- a CDS encoding cytidine deaminase, producing MTEIDWARLREAAREAMQRAYAPYSNFPVGAAALTDDGRVITGCNVENASYGLGLCAECSLVSALYGPDLPAGSRRPRLVALSVVDGNGDPLMPCGRCRQLLWEHGGPHLLLATARGIVPMSQVLPDAFGPDDLTRLA from the coding sequence ATGACGGAGATCGACTGGGCGCGCCTGCGGGAGGCCGCCCGGGAGGCGATGCAGCGCGCCTACGCGCCGTACTCGAACTTCCCGGTGGGCGCGGCGGCGCTGACCGACGACGGCCGGGTGATCACCGGCTGCAATGTGGAGAACGCCTCCTACGGACTGGGCCTGTGCGCCGAGTGCTCCCTCGTCTCGGCCCTCTACGGCCCCGACCTGCCGGCCGGGTCGCGCCGTCCCCGCCTGGTGGCGCTGTCGGTGGTGGACGGCAACGGCGACCCGCTGATGCCCTGCGGCCGGTGCCGCCAGCTGCTGTGGGAGCACGGCGGGCCGCACCTGCTGCTGGCCACCGCCCGCGGCATCGTGCCCATGTCGCAGGTGCTCCCGGACGCCTTCGGCCCCGACGACCTCACCCGGCTCGCCTGA
- a CDS encoding ArnT family glycosyltransferase: protein MGWTAAPSRRRDRVSRALLLTILLMQALLSLRLRNAVSPDEALLLNTGRQYLDRMREGTAITEADTASSYLHPMVAAAIDGLAGPAGARLFSLLCLLGATAALYSLARRLFNERVALFTAASFAVVEPTLFLGNFVSPDPPAIFMLALAGRLAARLDRSPAWHVLLVAPAAALAVLISPTAVLLLPAVVLLAVLVAGRGHGPGRSLGWGAGLVAVLGATLAAAAVGVGMPVAPDPAATGTDAPQTVLRTAASLGGLLFLLAVLGTIFYTHRDRMGEAPILPDERPSPSRAWRLALGTVLSGAALAVPGYALLQHTSADLHRQLGYGLLLAAPMAGVGIARIIGPHFRNLQLGIAAWIALLLFGMAQSERFYYEWMDYRPVADALRPLVGPQGRYLSPSPELPAYYLGSRTEREQWADPQELTYTDRRGRTLQGTAAFLAAVRERHFDIVVLGGLTAPDPRQRAAVVTGRRYYMAVEIPFSVGSRSGRYEIWVKQDTGPPARSPS, encoded by the coding sequence ATGGGGTGGACGGCGGCGCCCAGCCGGCGCCGGGACCGGGTGAGCCGTGCGCTGCTGCTCACGATCCTGCTCATGCAGGCCCTGCTCAGCCTGCGGCTGCGCAACGCGGTGTCCCCGGACGAGGCGTTGCTGCTGAACACCGGCCGCCAGTACCTGGACCGGATGCGGGAGGGCACTGCGATCACAGAGGCCGACACCGCCTCCTCCTACCTGCACCCCATGGTCGCCGCGGCGATCGACGGCCTGGCGGGACCGGCCGGGGCCCGGCTCTTCAGCCTGCTGTGCCTGCTGGGGGCGACCGCCGCGCTGTACTCGCTGGCCCGCAGGCTCTTCAACGAGCGCGTGGCGCTGTTCACCGCCGCCTCCTTCGCGGTGGTCGAGCCCACGCTCTTCCTCGGCAACTTCGTCAGCCCCGACCCGCCGGCCATCTTCATGCTGGCGCTGGCCGGCCGGCTGGCCGCGCGCCTGGACCGCAGCCCGGCCTGGCACGTCCTGCTCGTGGCGCCGGCGGCGGCCCTGGCGGTGCTGATCTCCCCCACCGCCGTGCTCCTGCTGCCCGCGGTCGTGCTCCTGGCCGTGCTGGTGGCCGGACGCGGCCACGGGCCGGGCCGGTCGCTGGGCTGGGGGGCGGGCCTGGTCGCCGTCCTCGGGGCGACGCTGGCCGCCGCCGCGGTGGGGGTGGGCATGCCCGTCGCCCCGGACCCGGCCGCGACGGGCACGGACGCCCCGCAGACGGTGCTGCGGACCGCCGCGTCGCTGGGCGGGCTGCTGTTCCTCCTCGCCGTGCTCGGCACGATCTTCTACACCCACCGGGACCGGATGGGCGAGGCCCCGATCCTGCCGGATGAGCGGCCATCGCCCTCCCGGGCGTGGCGGCTCGCCCTCGGCACGGTGCTCAGCGGGGCCGCGCTGGCGGTGCCCGGGTACGCGCTGCTGCAGCACACCTCGGCCGATCTGCACCGGCAGCTCGGCTACGGGCTGCTGCTGGCCGCCCCGATGGCCGGGGTCGGCATCGCCCGGATCATCGGCCCGCACTTTCGCAACCTGCAGCTGGGCATCGCCGCCTGGATCGCGCTCCTGCTCTTCGGCATGGCCCAGTCGGAGCGGTTCTACTACGAGTGGATGGACTACCGGCCGGTGGCCGACGCGCTCCGGCCGCTGGTCGGGCCGCAGGGCCGCTACCTGAGCCCTTCGCCGGAGCTGCCCGCCTACTACCTGGGGTCGCGCACCGAGCGAGAGCAGTGGGCCGATCCGCAGGAGCTGACCTACACCGATCGCAGGGGACGCACGCTCCAGGGGACGGCGGCGTTCCTGGCCGCCGTCCGCGAACGGCACTTCGACATCGTCGTGCTGGGCGGCCTGACCGCCCCCGACCCGCGGCAGCGGGCGGCGGTGGTGACCGGCAGGCGCTACTACATGGCCGTGGAGATCCCCTTCTCGGTGGGCTCCCGCTCGGGACGCTATGAGATCTGGGTCAAGCAGGACACCGGCCCGCCCGCCCGCAGCCCGTCCTGA
- a CDS encoding thymidine phosphorylase translates to MDAIDVIVTKRDGHRLSPQQIDWVIDAYTRGEVADEQMAALAMAIVLNGMDRAEVTRWTEAMIRSGERMDFSALDRPTTDKHSTGGVGDKITLPLAPLVAACGAAVPQLSGRGLGHTGGTLDKLESIPGWRASLTPEQMLSVLREVGAVVCAAGSGLAPADRKLYALRDVTGTVESIPLIASSIMSKKIAEGTGALVLDVKVGSGAFMKTVERARELAETMVAIGTDHGVKTVALLTAMDRPLGRAVGNALEVAEAVEVLAGGGPPDVVELTLTLAREMLAAAGLDAADPADALADGSAMDVWRRMIRAQGGDPDAPLPVARESHTLTAPASGVLTGLDAYAVGVAAWRLGAGRARKEDPVSPGAGVVCHAAPGEEVRAGQPLLTLHTDEPARFERALQALDGAITIEPEGSPDLLPLVIDRIA, encoded by the coding sequence GTGGACGCCATCGACGTCATCGTGACCAAACGCGACGGCCACCGGCTGTCGCCGCAGCAGATCGACTGGGTCATCGACGCCTACACCCGCGGTGAGGTCGCCGACGAGCAGATGGCCGCGCTGGCCATGGCCATCGTGCTCAACGGCATGGACCGCGCCGAGGTGACGCGCTGGACCGAGGCCATGATCCGCTCCGGGGAGCGCATGGACTTCTCCGCGCTGGACCGTCCCACCACCGACAAGCACTCCACCGGCGGGGTGGGCGACAAGATCACGTTGCCGCTGGCCCCGCTGGTGGCGGCCTGCGGCGCCGCCGTCCCGCAACTGTCGGGGCGGGGCCTGGGCCACACCGGCGGCACGCTGGACAAGCTGGAGTCGATCCCCGGCTGGCGGGCCTCGCTCACCCCCGAGCAGATGCTGAGCGTGCTGCGCGAGGTCGGCGCGGTGGTGTGCGCCGCCGGCAGCGGGCTGGCCCCGGCCGACCGCAAGCTGTACGCCCTGCGCGATGTGACCGGCACGGTGGAGTCGATCCCGCTGATCGCCTCCTCCATCATGTCCAAGAAGATCGCCGAGGGCACCGGCGCGCTGGTGCTGGACGTCAAGGTCGGCTCCGGGGCGTTCATGAAGACCGTCGAGCGCGCCCGCGAGCTGGCCGAGACCATGGTCGCCATCGGCACCGACCACGGCGTCAAGACCGTGGCGCTGCTGACCGCCATGGACCGCCCGCTGGGCCGCGCGGTCGGCAACGCCCTGGAGGTCGCCGAGGCCGTGGAGGTGCTGGCCGGCGGCGGCCCGCCCGATGTGGTCGAGCTGACCCTCACCCTGGCCCGCGAGATGCTCGCGGCGGCCGGGCTGGACGCCGCCGACCCCGCCGACGCCCTCGCCGACGGCTCGGCCATGGACGTCTGGCGGCGCATGATCCGCGCCCAGGGCGGCGATCCGGATGCCCCGCTGCCCGTCGCCCGCGAGTCGCACACCCTCACCGCCCCCGCCTCCGGCGTGCTGACCGGGCTGGACGCCTACGCGGTGGGAGTGGCCGCCTGGCGGCTGGGCGCCGGCCGGGCCCGCAAGGAGGACCCGGTCTCACCCGGCGCCGGAGTGGTCTGCCACGCCGCACCGGGCGAGGAGGTCAGGGCGGGACAGCCGCTGCTGACCCTGCACACCGACGAACCGGCCCGCTTCGAACGCGCCCTGCAGGCCCTCGACGGCGCCATCACGATCGAGCCCGAGGGCAGCCCCGACCTGCTGCCGCTGGTGATCGACCGCATCGCCTGA